The Blautia pseudococcoides genome segment TTTTTCTTCCGCTTGAAGAAGGAGCGAGCCTGTCCGCATTGACAGCAAAAATCATTGGGACCTATATCCAGTTTGCCCTTCGGTATTTTTGTTTGGGGGCATTGGGTTCCACTGTGGGACTGTGGATTTCAGCCCTGATCAACAACCGGTATATGTCCTTTATGGCACCTTTCATGGCAGAGTATTTACTCATCATATTTTATGAAAGGTATTTTTCGTGGTGCAGGATTTTATATCCAAAGGAATGGCTGAGTCCCTCAGATCATTGGCCTGGGGATTCCTGGGGAGTATTGCTGTGGCTGCTTTGCATGACCTTATTCCTGGGATGGGAATTCGTAGAGACAGGAAAAAGGAGGCTTGATCGTGCTTAGAAAGATAAAAATGGTATTTGTGACTGCATTATATAATTTCCGTTTGTGGAAAGGAAATGTACGGATTATATCTACTTTTATACTGGCCTTTATCCTCTGCTTCCTTCTTACAGATAAATTGATCGGATTTGCCGTTGAACAAGAAACTTCTATGCAGGCAGTAGAGGCATTTGTCTTGACTTTTGGAGACAGTAATTCCATTTTACTGACTTCGCTTCTGCTTTTACTGCTTTTCGGGGATGTGCCATTCATAACCACCGCGACTCCATTTTTTCTTATACGGGAGAACCGGAAAACATGGGTGATGGGGCAGGTTGTGTACATTATTTTTGCAGCAGCCATTTACCTGCTGTTTATTCTGTTGTCTACTTGTCTGCTTTGCGCTAAATATTCTTTTCCCAAAAATATTTGGAGTCAGACAGCAGCAATTTTAGCCTATTCTGATAAAGGTAAGAAGATTGCCCTCCCGGCAGCGGTTAAGACATTGGAAATGGGAAGGCCTTATCAGACTATGGGATATATTTTTTTGCTTATAATGCTGTATACCCTTGTGATGGTATTTCTTCTGCTTTTTGTTACTGTATGGAAAGGGCAGGCTGCCGGTGTTGTGAGTGTCTTGATCTTCAGTGCTTATGGAATGCTGCTAAATCCTGAAAATATTCAGAAACTACTGCAGCTGCCGGATGTTATGTATTATAAGGCCAGGGTATGGGTAGGATGGGCATCGCCTTTGAATCATGCTACATACTACATGCATAACTTTGGATATGATGATTTGCCCACACTGAGGCAGACCGGAGGGATTTTCGGAGGGCTTCTTTTGCTCCTGGTCTTTCTGAGCATAAAGGCTATGAAGCGTTATGCATTCCAATTTAAAGGAACAGAGAACTGAGGGGATAAGTGAGGTGAACAAATGAGGACTGTTGTAGATGTGGAACATGTTTATATGAACTTTCAGGATGAAGAGGTTTTACATGATGTGACTTTTTCGTTTCAGGAGGGGAAGATATATGGAATTGTCGGCAATAACGGAAGCGGGAAGACAGTTTTGATGAAGTGCATATGCGGATTTTTACGGCCGACAAGAGGCCGAATTTTTGTGAATTATAAAGAGATTGGCCATGATGTGGATTTTCCAGAGGACATCGGGATAATTATTGAGACACCGGGATTTTTGCCTAATTTGACAGGTTATAAGAATTTGGAGATTCTGGCATCTCTGCGGGGAAAGGCAGGAAAGGAGAGAATCCGCGAATCTATCAAAATGACAGGACTGGATCCGGATCTGAAAAAACATGTGGTGAAATATTCCCTGGGTATGCGGCAGAGACTGGGAATTGCCCAGGCAATCATGGAGAATCCATCTCTTATGATTCTTGACGAGCCTTTTAACGGTCTGGATAAAAAAGGAATAAAGCAAATGCACCAACTGCTTCTTGGATTGAAGGCCGGGAAGAAGACCATTATTTTATCAAGCCATAGCCAAAATGATATTGACGTTCTATGTGATACGGTTTGTGAGATGGATGCAGGGGTGCTCAGATGCATAAAAAACAATCCGGAGAGAGGGAAGTCAGATGAGTGAGTTATGTTTTAGTATGCGGAATGTCACAAGGTGGCATCGCTATGGAAAAATGACCGCGGACAGGATTTCTTTTTCAGTTGAAAAGGGAGAAAGTGTACTGATCACTGGCTGTCAGGGGGAAGAATTAAAAGAATGGATGGATTTGTCCACTGGTTTTATCAGGCCGGATGAAGGGAGTATTAAGAGAGCACTGAACTACGGGGTTATCCCTGAGATATTTCCGAAGATGGAATATATGGATGTGACAGATTATGCGCTTCTTCCTTTTGTGATGAAAGGAGAGTCGAAGAGGACAGCATGGGATAAGGTCAGATCTTTTTTGATTGAGAGCGGTCTTATGGAAAAAAAGGATTTGAAGGCTGGATTTTTGACGAAATATGAACAATGTGTACTTATGGCTGTGATGGCGCTGGCAGGAAAACCGGATTTTCTGATAATGGGAAATTGTACAAGGTTTTTAGATACAGAGGAAAAGATGAGATTTTGGAAATTATTAAGAATATGGCTGGAAGAACTGCATCCTGCATTTCTTTGTTTTTCAGGTATTGATGAAGTGCCATATCCTTTTAAAAAAAGATATCGTCTTTGTGATGGACACTGGGCAGTGGAGACAGAAACCGATTCTTTGGATAAAATAGGCTGACAGGAGAAAAAAGCATGAAAAAAGCAGGGATATGTTTACTATTGGCTATTGGCATAATGATTTTGTCTCATTCGGTTTTTGCAGCCGGAATGGAAGAGACAGGTATAGGATCAGACAACGACAAATCCGTATCAGACGTATCAGAAGCTTCTGTTCTTAATGCAAATGAAAATCATACAGGCGAATCAGAAACCGGATATCTCACGCTGGATGATAAAAATACATATGAGGGTATGGAAAAAGCTTATGAGGAGGGATATGAACCCCTGGTTAAAGACGGTTGGGTCAGTGTTATTCTTCCTATATATGCAGCAGAGGAGAATGACATTAAGGCATTGACGGCTATGCCTGATTTAGGGGATACTGCCAGTGCACCTTTTATTTTTCGCAATTACCGGAAAACTTTCCAAGTGACAAATGAAAGGATTAACGGTACGGGAGAAGAAAAAGCGGTTTTTCTGATTCGGTTTGATCTGGAATTAAGTAAGGATCGGTATAATGGAGTATACCCTGTAGAAATACAAATTGATTACCATGCAAAGGGGCAGGAGATATCACAGGTTTTTACAATTTATGTACAAATTACGGATGGAAAAGACAAAAAGGAGACAGAAGAGGGGAATGAGGGGGAGATAGATAAAGAGAAACAGCAGGATGAAACCCAGGCAGAGGAGAATATTCCGGTGAATCAGGAAAATGCAGGAACGCCAGTGGTTCCTGAGACACCAAAAGAGGAAAAACCCACTTCTGATCCCAAAGTTATAATCGAGCAGTGTATAGGAATGCCGGAGCAGATTATATCAGGGAGCGAACTGGAATTTACAGCTGTTTTAAAGAATACAAATAAAACAAAATATGTGCAGAATATTACGGTTGCTGTGACATGTGAGGCTGAAGGGATCACACTGAAAAACAGCAGCAATATTTTTTATTTTGAAAAGCTGGGAACAGAAAGTACACTGGAGATTCCGCTGCAGTTTCATATAGATGAAAAAACAGCGGCAGGGAAATATTCGATCGTACTTGATATGTCTTATGATAATCCTGATGCATCGTCTCTTACTTCCTCCGGAAAAATTGACTTGCTGATATCCCAGAAAATTGATATGGCCCTTGAAGTTGGCAAATTTGCATCAGAAGTGAACGCGGGAGACAGTATAAAAATTCCTGTACAGGCGATGAACCTGGGGAGAGGAAAGATATATAATGTCCGGTGTTCGCTGGATGTACAGGGGTTGAATGCCTCAAAAAGTTTGTTTCTAGGCAATCTGGATGGTGGTACAGCCGCCTCCGGAGAACTTGATGTGTTTGCGGGTATGGTAGATGAAAAAGCAGAATCGGCAGATAAAAGATATGGAAAAACTTCAGGAAATATTATTCTTACTTTTGAAGACGAAAACGGTGTGGAACAGACGCACTCCAAAGAAATTGTGGTAACGATCAATCCTCTGGAACTGAAGACCGTAAATACATCCAATGATAAGGGGGAAAAGAAGGTAATAGGACAGCAGATGGCTATTGGTCTGGGTATCCTTGCGTCTCTTGGTATTCTTGGGGTGACAGTCCCCATGGTGCTAAAAAAAATGAAGAAAAGGGATAGCTATGAATAGGAGAGAGGCTATAAAATACAGTCTTCGGATTTTACGGCGGAAAAATACTATAATTTCGGGTGTGTTTCTCATGCTTGCTTTTTATTGGCTTTATTGCAGTTGTACGACAGGATATAAACTGTATACGGAAATGTCTGAGAGTGTAGAAATACAATGCAGTATACCGGAAAATAGTTTAGAAATGATAAAGAAAGCAGAAGAGGTTTCTGCCGTCACAGAATACAAGGAGAGTATACAAGTAATTGAATATCAAGGATATACTGCTCAGGTAACCTTAAAGGGCATGGAGGAGGTATATATATATCACGCATATGCCCAGGTACTACAGGCTCCTTTCACTGATAGTATGCCTTGCCTGATAGCGGATGCCTCTGTTTTTGGTGCTATGGAAAATGAAAAAAAGGAAAAAATGAAGGATTCCTGGGAAGATATGATATTCCAGACCGTTTTTGTCAGTGGGCATGAAGCCAGGATTTATGGTGTTTCACAAGAAAACAATGAGGCAAACAAAGAAAATAAGCTGATAGATCAGGAATCCCTTTATATCCTGACAACACTGGAGGGATATGAGGCTCTTACAGCGGAACTTATAGAAGAGGAGGGAGAATTAAAGGCTTCGGAAATAAAAAATTATTATGTGGAAGTTAAGGATGGGTATAGATGGAATAAACTTGAGAATAAGTTAGCCGATTGGGGAATTACAGTAATATATGGGAACAGTGGAGAAAAAAATACACACAAATGGGAGGAAAAAGAAGAGAAGATCCGGCACCAATTAATTATGTGTCTTATGTCTTTTATATGTGGAAGTATGCTGATTTTTTATCAGGGATGTTTATGGAAACAGGAGTATAAAGCTTTTGTCATGTACATATATCAACTAGATAAGACGGGTAAAGCGTTTAGGAGAGTTTACAGAGGGCGGATTGTTTTGTATATAATTATGGGGATGCTAGGAGGTTTTTTTATGTTTGCAGCTAGGATCTGGTTTTAGTGACAGCGTATGTTCCGGTATAAGTCAGAAAAATACTGCATGTAATATAAAATGTGTGGAGTTAGTCCTTCGCGCAGAAGGTTGATGTTTCGTTTTTTATAAGTGTGTGGTATAATCGGAAAAGTAACGATGAAGGTACGGAACAGTTGGTGGTGTATAGATAGCGTAGGATATTTTGGTTGAGTACGCTGCAGAAATGTATTACAGTAAAAAGCCTTCAAGTCATAAAAAAATATAGTATAAAATATTAGAAGCTAGAGGGTATGAGAGAATTCATTCCAACAATCTGCATTTCCCACAAATTGTGACGCACAGCTTGCCGAGAGCAACTTTCAGATACACTCTGGCAGAGAAAAGGGTGAGGCTGGTGATAAAGGAGGACATGTTTGGAGAATGCCATGCGCATATCTTCATGGACGGGGTGAACTATAGAGAGGCTGTGCAGAGGCATCTGCACGGCGTGGATGCTCGTGTGATCCGGCGTCATTTTGAAATGTACCAGGAGAAAGGGATCACATTTGTAAGGGACGGAGGAGATGACCTGGGAGTCTCGGAGAGGGCCAGGGAGATTGCCGGGGAGTATGGGATTGATTACCG includes the following:
- a CDS encoding ABC transporter ATP-binding protein codes for the protein MRTVVDVEHVYMNFQDEEVLHDVTFSFQEGKIYGIVGNNGSGKTVLMKCICGFLRPTRGRIFVNYKEIGHDVDFPEDIGIIIETPGFLPNLTGYKNLEILASLRGKAGKERIRESIKMTGLDPDLKKHVVKYSLGMRQRLGIAQAIMENPSLMILDEPFNGLDKKGIKQMHQLLLGLKAGKKTIILSSHSQNDIDVLCDTVCEMDAGVLRCIKNNPERGKSDE
- a CDS encoding P-loop NTPase family protein, which produces MSELCFSMRNVTRWHRYGKMTADRISFSVEKGESVLITGCQGEELKEWMDLSTGFIRPDEGSIKRALNYGVIPEIFPKMEYMDVTDYALLPFVMKGESKRTAWDKVRSFLIESGLMEKKDLKAGFLTKYEQCVLMAVMALAGKPDFLIMGNCTRFLDTEEKMRFWKLLRIWLEELHPAFLCFSGIDEVPYPFKKRYRLCDGHWAVETETDSLDKIG
- a CDS encoding COG1361 family protein, yielding MKKAGICLLLAIGIMILSHSVFAAGMEETGIGSDNDKSVSDVSEASVLNANENHTGESETGYLTLDDKNTYEGMEKAYEEGYEPLVKDGWVSVILPIYAAEENDIKALTAMPDLGDTASAPFIFRNYRKTFQVTNERINGTGEEKAVFLIRFDLELSKDRYNGVYPVEIQIDYHAKGQEISQVFTIYVQITDGKDKKETEEGNEGEIDKEKQQDETQAEENIPVNQENAGTPVVPETPKEEKPTSDPKVIIEQCIGMPEQIISGSELEFTAVLKNTNKTKYVQNITVAVTCEAEGITLKNSSNIFYFEKLGTESTLEIPLQFHIDEKTAAGKYSIVLDMSYDNPDASSLTSSGKIDLLISQKIDMALEVGKFASEVNAGDSIKIPVQAMNLGRGKIYNVRCSLDVQGLNASKSLFLGNLDGGTAASGELDVFAGMVDEKAESADKRYGKTSGNIILTFEDENGVEQTHSKEIVVTINPLELKTVNTSNDKGEKKVIGQQMAIGLGILASLGILGVTVPMVLKKMKKRDSYE